The Palleronia sp. THAF1 genome window below encodes:
- the holA gene encoding DNA polymerase III subunit delta produces the protein MKLNARDANAWIAKPPPDRPGTLIYGEDAMRVALKRQDLVANLAGPGADEEMRLTRIAAADLRKEKSLLSDALKAQGFFPGARVALVEDVTAHNADQIVAALSDWKPGDAHIVVTGGQLKPTNAIRKTFEKHPSAVAIAIYDQPPDRAEIEGWIKDAGLAPDRDAMGALMEIAQAVGPGDLRRMIDKLALYKHNDPAPLTPDDIAACAPASTEAELDDVLNAAADGRTGQIGPILARLEAQGAQPVALVIAATRHFRTLHAAAADPGGPASGIGKLRPPVFGPRRDAMLRQAQRYGMHRLEDALRLLTDTDLTLRSTARAPQMALMERTLIRLAMMGRR, from the coding sequence ATGAAGCTGAACGCCCGCGACGCGAACGCCTGGATCGCGAAGCCCCCGCCCGACCGCCCCGGCACGCTGATCTACGGCGAAGACGCGATGCGCGTTGCGCTGAAACGGCAGGACCTTGTGGCGAACCTCGCCGGTCCCGGTGCGGACGAGGAAATGCGCCTGACACGCATCGCCGCCGCCGATCTGCGCAAGGAAAAGTCGCTGCTGTCGGATGCGCTGAAGGCGCAGGGTTTCTTCCCCGGCGCACGGGTTGCACTGGTGGAAGACGTCACGGCCCACAATGCCGACCAGATCGTCGCGGCGCTGAGCGATTGGAAACCGGGCGACGCGCATATCGTCGTGACGGGCGGGCAGCTGAAGCCGACCAACGCCATTCGCAAGACGTTCGAGAAACACCCCAGCGCCGTCGCCATCGCAATCTATGACCAGCCCCCCGACCGGGCAGAGATCGAAGGTTGGATCAAGGACGCGGGCCTTGCCCCCGATCGCGACGCCATGGGCGCGCTGATGGAAATCGCGCAAGCTGTCGGGCCAGGCGACCTGCGTCGGATGATCGACAAGCTGGCGCTCTATAAGCACAACGATCCGGCCCCGCTGACGCCCGATGACATTGCCGCCTGTGCCCCGGCCTCGACCGAGGCCGAGCTTGACGACGTGTTGAACGCCGCCGCCGATGGGCGCACCGGGCAAATCGGCCCGATCCTTGCGCGGCTGGAAGCGCAGGGCGCGCAGCCGGTGGCCTTGGTGATCGCCGCCACCCGCCACTTCCGCACTTTGCACGCCGCCGCCGCTGATCCCGGCGGCCCGGCGTCGGGCATCGGCAAGCTGCGCCCGCCGGTCTTCGGGCCCCGCCGCGACGCGATGCTGCGACAGGCCCAGCGTTACGGGATGCACCGGTTGGAAGACGCGCTGCGGCTTCTGACCGACACCGACCTGACCCTGCGGTCTACCGCCCGCGCCCCGCAGATGGCGCTGATGGAACGCACACTCATACGCCTTGCCATGATGGGACGACGCTGA
- a CDS encoding glutathione S-transferase family protein, translated as MLTLYGTSKTRALRPLWLLEELGLDYTHEPTPPRHDALKTLSNLGKVPVLDADGTAITDSTAILTYLADREGRFTAPAGTLARAEQDALTFMVLDDLEGQLWTAAKHSFILPEERRVPAVKETARWEFSRYVDKLMERRKGPWLMGDEMTIPDIIAVHCGGWAKSAKFETDNEDYVAYIKQGRAREAFKRAAALP; from the coding sequence ATGCTGACGCTTTACGGAACCTCGAAAACCCGCGCCTTGCGGCCCCTGTGGCTGCTGGAAGAACTGGGCTTGGATTACACCCACGAGCCGACGCCGCCGCGCCATGACGCGCTAAAGACGCTCAGCAATCTGGGCAAGGTGCCGGTGCTTGACGCCGACGGTACCGCGATCACCGACTCAACGGCGATCCTGACCTATCTGGCGGATCGCGAAGGCCGCTTTACCGCCCCCGCCGGTACGCTTGCGCGGGCCGAGCAGGACGCGCTGACCTTCATGGTACTGGATGATCTGGAAGGCCAGCTTTGGACGGCAGCCAAGCATAGCTTCATCCTGCCCGAAGAGCGCCGCGTTCCAGCCGTGAAAGAGACCGCGCGGTGGGAGTTCTCGCGCTACGTCGACAAGCTGATGGAACGCCGCAAGGGACCGTGGCTGATGGGCGACGAAATGACGATTCCCGACATCATCGCCGTTCACTGTGGTGGCTGGGCCAAATCCGCGAAGTTCGAGACGGATAACGAGGATTACGTCGCCTACATCAAGCAGGGTCGCGCCCGCGAGGCCTTCAAACGGGCTGCCGCGCTGCCCTGA
- a CDS encoding SDR family oxidoreductase: MSQKSAIVLGGSAGVGHAVVTALVDRGYRVGVVARGEDRLAEMRDTLGDRIATSSADVGDAAALEAATDTLIAEIGKPTVWVNSAMLTSFSPFEKVEADEFKKIVDTTLHGQANGCRLALRHMDRGNIVNIGSGLGYRSVPFQAAYCAAKHGINGFTSALRCELIRDKRPITLSVVQLPALNTPQFDWAINRLEQKPQPAPPIFQPHVAANAVMKAIDTDAREILVAKSVIQLVFGNFIAPDWLDKKLAKDGAEMQKSGANEPGGRENNLMTPATHAAGAKGSFTDRAEDSAFTMDGDTLRYAIFGGALGVAFILGLLIG; encoded by the coding sequence ATGTCCCAGAAATCAGCCATCGTCCTTGGCGGAAGCGCCGGTGTCGGCCACGCGGTCGTCACCGCCCTTGTCGACAGGGGCTACCGGGTCGGCGTTGTCGCCCGCGGCGAAGACCGCCTGGCAGAGATGCGCGACACACTCGGCGACCGGATCGCCACCTCCAGCGCCGATGTGGGCGACGCCGCGGCTTTGGAAGCCGCGACCGACACGCTGATTGCCGAGATCGGCAAGCCCACCGTCTGGGTGAACAGCGCCATGCTGACCAGTTTCTCGCCGTTCGAGAAGGTCGAAGCCGACGAGTTCAAGAAGATCGTCGACACAACGTTGCACGGTCAGGCGAACGGCTGCCGCCTTGCTTTACGGCACATGGATCGCGGCAATATCGTCAACATCGGGTCGGGTCTTGGTTATCGCTCCGTGCCGTTTCAGGCCGCCTATTGCGCGGCCAAGCATGGTATCAACGGCTTCACATCGGCCCTGCGCTGCGAGTTGATCCGCGACAAGCGCCCCATAACCCTCTCGGTGGTGCAACTGCCCGCGCTGAACACGCCGCAATTTGATTGGGCGATCAACCGATTGGAGCAAAAGCCACAGCCCGCCCCGCCGATCTTCCAGCCACACGTCGCCGCGAATGCGGTGATGAAAGCCATCGACACCGACGCGCGCGAGATCCTCGTGGCAAAATCCGTGATCCAGTTGGTCTTCGGCAATTTCATCGCACCCGACTGGCTGGACAAAAAGCTGGCGAAAGACGGGGCCGAGATGCAGAAATCCGGCGCGAATGAGCCCGGCGGGCGTGAGAACAACCTGATGACGCCAGCAACCCACGCAGCCGGGGCCAAGGGCAGCTTTACCGACCGCGCGGAAGACAGCGCCTTTACCATGGATGGCGACACCCTGCGCTATGCCATCTTCGGCGGTGCGCTGGGTGTCGCTTTCATCCTTGGTCTTCTGATCGGTTAG
- a CDS encoding alpha-amylase family glycosyl hydrolase produces MGRKWPANPLIYEVYPRSFNDTTGSGVGDLNGITEKLDYIASLNVDAVWLCPFYTSPLHDGGYDVADHRAVAERHGTLEDFDRLVKEAHDRDLLVMVDSVFNHTSTDHAWFQASLDGDEEKAECYVWRDPKPDGTPPNNWISQFGPPAWTWNHRRQQYYHHQFLSCQANLNLRHPLVQRMFRETLEFWLDRGVDGFRFDVVTAYLFDPDMPDNPPARPVVASRVTGPNHNPYSYQDHVYDLLPGDGAAYTENMRKWVGDDIYLIGESNTGNDAIEISKSFTTDGRLDGCYNTLPPTVSTNPTALADILRQLDGDWCAPWWFSSHDQVRHNSDLGDGSPESAKFFAMLLATLPGAALMYQGEELGLPQLDLTKEETTDPFDLLYWPDAPGREPPRIPIPWRKDLKNFGFTKGEPWLPMRWDKALSVEAQEDNAESVLNFYRRAMAFRKETRIAAPDKVECDASDTAMSLRITKGDERWLVVFNFGDDQLPVPTRQGMAPVLSHGWDGRRLPKWGAAVWEGVEEREETACN; encoded by the coding sequence TTGGGGCGTAAGTGGCCAGCGAACCCGCTGATTTACGAAGTCTATCCCCGGTCGTTCAACGACACGACCGGGTCGGGCGTCGGCGATCTGAACGGGATTACCGAAAAGCTTGACTACATCGCATCGCTGAACGTCGATGCGGTGTGGTTGTGCCCTTTCTACACCTCACCGCTGCATGACGGCGGCTACGATGTGGCCGACCACCGCGCGGTGGCAGAGCGGCACGGCACGCTGGAAGATTTCGACCGGCTGGTGAAAGAAGCGCACGACCGCGATCTGCTGGTCATGGTCGATTCAGTGTTCAACCACACCAGCACCGATCACGCGTGGTTTCAGGCGTCGCTGGACGGCGACGAGGAAAAGGCGGAATGCTACGTCTGGCGCGATCCGAAGCCGGACGGTACGCCGCCGAACAATTGGATCAGCCAGTTCGGCCCGCCCGCCTGGACGTGGAACCACCGTCGTCAGCAATACTACCACCATCAGTTCCTGTCCTGTCAGGCGAACCTGAACCTGCGACATCCGCTCGTGCAGCGCATGTTTCGCGAAACATTGGAGTTCTGGTTGGATCGCGGCGTCGACGGCTTCCGCTTTGACGTGGTCACGGCGTATCTGTTCGATCCCGACATGCCCGACAATCCGCCTGCGCGGCCCGTTGTGGCATCCCGGGTCACGGGGCCGAACCACAACCCATACTCATATCAAGACCACGTGTACGACCTGCTGCCCGGCGACGGCGCGGCCTACACCGAGAACATGCGCAAATGGGTGGGGGACGACATCTACCTGATCGGCGAAAGCAACACCGGTAACGACGCTATCGAGATATCGAAAAGCTTCACGACCGACGGGCGGCTGGACGGGTGCTACAACACGCTGCCGCCGACTGTTTCCACGAACCCGACCGCTTTGGCAGATATCCTGCGGCAGTTGGACGGGGACTGGTGCGCGCCGTGGTGGTTCTCGTCCCACGATCAGGTGCGCCACAACAGCGATCTGGGCGATGGGTCGCCCGAAAGTGCCAAGTTCTTCGCGATGCTGCTCGCCACCCTTCCGGGGGCCGCGCTGATGTATCAGGGTGAAGAATTGGGACTGCCGCAGCTTGATCTGACAAAGGAAGAGACGACGGACCCCTTTGATCTGCTTTATTGGCCAGACGCTCCGGGGCGTGAGCCGCCGCGCATTCCGATCCCGTGGCGGAAGGACCTGAAAAACTTCGGTTTCACGAAAGGCGAGCCGTGGTTGCCCATGCGTTGGGACAAGGCGTTGAGCGTCGAGGCGCAGGAAGATAACGCGGAGTCTGTGCTGAACTTCTACCGCCGTGCGATGGCGTTCCGGAAAGAGACGCGGATCGCCGCGCCGGACAAGGTGGAATGCGACGCTTCTGATACGGCCATGTCCCTGCGGATCACGAAGGGGGATGAGCGTTGGTTGGTGGTGTTCAACTTCGGCGATGACCAACTGCCCGTGCCGACCCGGCAAGGCATGGCGCCCGTGCTAAGCCATGGCTGGGATGGGCGGCGCCTGCCGAAGTGGGGCGCCGCCGTTTGGGAAGGTGTCGAAGAGCGGGAAGAGACCGCCTGCAACTGA
- a CDS encoding SDR family oxidoreductase: protein MATDPKIPPQTQDTMPGRESEMTPAPDWKPRFPGVGKMKDKIVLITGGDSGIGRATAALFAREGAKIAIAYRSETGDAQDTKKIVEDEGSECLTLEGDLGNRTHADDVVKKVVDHYGQLDTLVINHAQQYLDSPIDEKLSDEMLDDMISSNIKSYFYVMQAALPHLEEGASVVITNSVNAFQGNDSLIGYSTTRGASLAFMRSMASALTAKGIRVNGVAPGPIWTPFIPGTMPADMVEDFGSSTPMGRCGQPWEVATAFLFLAGPDGSYFSGQTLHPNGGMIVGA, encoded by the coding sequence ATGGCAACCGATCCGAAGATTCCGCCGCAGACCCAAGACACCATGCCGGGCCGCGAGTCAGAGATGACTCCGGCCCCCGATTGGAAGCCCCGCTTTCCGGGCGTCGGCAAAATGAAGGACAAGATCGTTCTGATCACCGGGGGAGACTCTGGGATCGGTCGCGCAACGGCGGCGCTGTTTGCGCGCGAGGGTGCGAAGATCGCCATCGCCTACCGTTCGGAGACGGGTGACGCCCAAGATACGAAGAAGATCGTCGAGGACGAGGGCAGCGAATGCCTGACCTTGGAAGGCGATCTGGGGAACCGCACCCATGCCGATGACGTGGTGAAGAAGGTGGTCGATCATTACGGCCAGCTCGACACATTGGTCATCAACCACGCCCAGCAGTACCTTGATTCGCCCATCGACGAGAAGCTGTCGGACGAGATGCTGGACGACATGATAAGCTCTAACATCAAGAGCTACTTCTACGTCATGCAGGCCGCCTTGCCGCATCTGGAAGAGGGCGCGAGCGTCGTCATCACCAACAGCGTCAATGCGTTCCAGGGCAACGACAGCTTGATCGGCTATTCCACCACGCGCGGGGCGTCGCTGGCGTTCATGCGCTCGATGGCGTCGGCCTTGACGGCCAAGGGTATCCGCGTGAACGGCGTGGCTCCGGGTCCGATCTGGACGCCGTTTATTCCCGGCACCATGCCCGCTGACATGGTCGAGGATTTCGGATCGTCCACTCCCATGGGCCGTTGCGGCCAGCCGTGGGAGGTCGCGACGGCCTTCCTGTTCCTTGCCGGCCCCGATGGCAGCTATTTCAGCGGCCAGACGCTGCACCCGAACGGAGGCATGATCGTTGGGGCGTAA
- a CDS encoding SDR family NAD(P)-dependent oxidoreductase, which produces MDLKINGKRALITGGSGGLAAAAARVLHEEGVKITLTDMDESDVKAQAEQIGSDVEYMAADLTKTDHIDKLADAMKDKGGIDILVHAAGVTGEKGDPLEMTDDEYRRVWETNFMSAVRLAKRMIPQMVDKGWGRMVCVTSENAVQPYWDEAVYNTSKAALLNFIKGASFVYGPKGVLMNTVSPAFIESPMTDGMMEMRAEKMGVSEDKAVETFLEEERPYLTLKRRGQPDEVAAVIGLLCSDRATFTNGSAYRVDGGAVAAINT; this is translated from the coding sequence ATGGACTTGAAGATCAATGGCAAGCGCGCACTCATCACCGGCGGATCGGGCGGGCTTGCGGCCGCTGCCGCTCGGGTTCTGCATGAGGAAGGCGTGAAGATCACGCTGACCGACATGGATGAGAGCGATGTGAAGGCTCAGGCCGAGCAGATCGGCTCGGACGTCGAATACATGGCCGCCGACCTGACGAAGACCGATCACATCGACAAGCTGGCCGATGCCATGAAGGACAAGGGCGGGATCGATATCCTTGTCCACGCCGCTGGTGTCACCGGCGAAAAGGGCGATCCGCTGGAGATGACAGACGACGAATACCGCCGCGTGTGGGAGACGAACTTCATGTCTGCCGTGCGTCTGGCCAAGCGGATGATCCCGCAGATGGTCGATAAAGGTTGGGGCCGGATGGTTTGTGTCACGTCCGAGAACGCCGTTCAGCCCTACTGGGACGAGGCCGTCTACAACACGTCGAAGGCCGCGCTTTTGAATTTTATCAAGGGCGCCAGCTTCGTCTACGGCCCCAAGGGCGTGCTGATGAACACCGTTTCGCCCGCCTTCATCGAAAGCCCGATGACCGATGGCATGATGGAAATGCGCGCCGAGAAGATGGGCGTGTCCGAGGACAAGGCCGTCGAGACCTTCTTGGAAGAAGAGCGGCCCTACCTGACGCTGAAGCGTCGTGGTCAGCCGGATGAGGTTGCCGCCGTGATCGGCCTGCTGTGTTCGGACCGCGCGACCTTCACCAACGGGTCCGCTTACCGCGTCGATGGCGGCGCTGTCGCAGCAATCAACACGTAA
- a CDS encoding HAD family hydrolase — protein MGVDLVVLDIGNVLLNWDPEGFYDRTMGRVARVRMFREVPLHKMNLSIDAGAPWAETVEETAQTYARWGKDIRSWHTHWDKMAAPLIDDSVDMMRTLRAKGMPVWALTNFGRETFDYAQVLYPVLAEFDGAVVSGHLGILKPEAGIYEALEQRTGVDPSRILFTDDRPENIAAAEARGWQVHHFTGAKGWAQRLVAEGLLDPSEARAA, from the coding sequence ATGGGCGTCGATCTGGTGGTGCTGGATATCGGCAACGTGTTGCTGAACTGGGATCCCGAAGGGTTCTACGACCGCACCATGGGGCGTGTGGCGCGCGTGCGGATGTTCCGCGAAGTGCCGTTGCACAAGATGAACCTGTCCATCGACGCGGGCGCGCCCTGGGCCGAAACGGTCGAGGAGACGGCTCAGACCTACGCGCGCTGGGGCAAGGATATCCGGTCTTGGCACACCCATTGGGACAAGATGGCGGCCCCGCTGATCGACGACAGCGTCGACATGATGCGCACCCTTCGGGCCAAGGGGATGCCGGTCTGGGCGCTGACCAATTTCGGGCGCGAGACGTTCGACTATGCGCAGGTGCTTTACCCGGTGCTGGCCGAGTTCGACGGTGCCGTGGTGTCTGGTCATCTGGGTATCTTGAAGCCCGAAGCGGGCATCTACGAGGCGCTGGAACAGCGCACCGGCGTGGACCCCTCCCGTATCCTGTTCACCGACGACCGCCCCGAAAATATCGCGGCGGCAGAGGCGCGCGGCTGGCAGGTGCACCACTTTACCGGCGCAAAAGGCTGGGCGCAGCGTCTGGTGGCCGAAGGGCTTCTGGACCCATCCGAAGCGCGGGCGGCCTGA
- a CDS encoding YaiI/YqxD family protein — MTIFVDADACPVKAEVETVATRHKVEVAMVSNGGLRPSNNPLIQMVYVDHGADVADMWIADRCGPGDVVITSDIPLAAKAVSAGARVLKPDGEALTERNVGQALATRDLMTDLRAADPFRQGGGRPFSKQDRSRFADALERAVRAAKGG, encoded by the coding sequence GTGACTATTTTCGTCGACGCCGATGCCTGCCCGGTGAAGGCCGAGGTCGAGACGGTCGCGACACGCCACAAGGTGGAAGTCGCGATGGTCTCAAACGGGGGGCTGCGACCTTCGAACAATCCGCTGATCCAGATGGTCTACGTCGATCACGGTGCGGACGTGGCCGATATGTGGATCGCAGACCGCTGTGGGCCCGGTGACGTTGTAATCACCAGCGATATCCCGCTTGCCGCGAAGGCCGTGTCGGCGGGGGCCCGCGTGTTGAAGCCGGATGGAGAGGCATTGACCGAAAGGAACGTCGGTCAGGCGCTTGCGACCCGCGACCTGATGACAGACCTTCGCGCCGCGGACCCGTTCCGTCAGGGCGGTGGACGCCCGTTTTCGAAACAGGACCGCAGCCGGTTCGCCGACGCGCTGGAGCGCGCGGTGAGGGCTGCGAAAGGGGGCTGA
- the fghA gene encoding S-formylglutathione hydrolase, which yields METKSENACFGGTQGVYTHASKACACDMTFGLFLPEEARTGPVPVLWFLSGLTCTHENAMTKAGAQAWASEFGIALVFPDTSPRGEGVADDDSFDMGQGASYYVNATEAPWAKHFNMWDYVTEELPALVGSEFALDMDRQAITGHSMGGHGALTIGMGLGRERYRSISAFSPMSRTMDSDWGTRQLGLYLGEDHSKWAPHDASEVMRSKGFDGPVLVDTGTDDQFWEKLKVRALADAMAERKQQGVFRLQPGYDHSYFFVSSFIEDHLRFHAEELYR from the coding sequence ATGGAAACGAAGTCCGAGAACGCCTGCTTCGGCGGCACGCAAGGGGTCTACACCCACGCCAGCAAGGCCTGTGCCTGTGATATGACCTTCGGCCTGTTCCTGCCGGAAGAGGCGCGGACCGGCCCGGTGCCGGTGCTGTGGTTCCTGTCGGGCCTGACCTGCACGCATGAGAACGCGATGACAAAGGCGGGCGCGCAGGCTTGGGCGTCGGAATTCGGGATCGCGCTGGTATTCCCCGACACCTCGCCGCGCGGCGAAGGCGTGGCGGATGACGACAGCTTCGATATGGGGCAGGGCGCGTCCTACTATGTGAACGCGACCGAAGCGCCTTGGGCCAAGCACTTCAATATGTGGGACTATGTAACCGAAGAGTTGCCTGCGCTGGTCGGGTCCGAGTTCGCGCTGGACATGGACCGCCAGGCGATCACCGGCCACTCGATGGGAGGGCACGGCGCGCTGACGATCGGGATGGGTCTGGGGCGCGAACGCTATCGCTCCATCTCGGCATTTTCGCCCATGAGCCGGACGATGGACAGCGACTGGGGCACGCGCCAGCTGGGGCTGTATCTGGGCGAGGACCATTCGAAATGGGCGCCGCATGACGCGTCCGAGGTGATGCGCTCCAAAGGGTTTGACGGGCCGGTGCTGGTGGATACGGGAACCGACGACCAGTTTTGGGAAAAACTGAAGGTGCGCGCGCTGGCCGACGCGATGGCAGAGCGCAAGCAGCAGGGCGTTTTCCGTCTGCAACCGGGCTACGACCACAGCTATTTCTTCGTGTCGTCCTTCATCGAAGACCACCTGCGCTTTCACGCCGAAGAGCTGTATCGGTGA
- a CDS encoding TetR/AcrR family transcriptional regulator, with the protein MTVESQIKKGRKYDQVIDGARTVFMADGFEGATVDSIAKCAGVSKATLYSYFADKRLLFMEVATCECGKQATAAIDSLNMSRPPAEVLHTAGTHMLGFMLSEFGQRVFRICVAETDRFPELGQRFWESGPGQVETTLRRYFTQAIERGELRIEDTSLAAHQFAELCKAELFPRLVFGMQTEFSEAERERVVDGAVQMFMARYGTQKQ; encoded by the coding sequence ATGACCGTCGAATCGCAGATCAAGAAGGGTCGCAAGTACGATCAGGTGATCGACGGAGCCCGCACCGTCTTCATGGCCGACGGGTTCGAAGGCGCGACCGTCGACTCCATCGCCAAATGCGCAGGCGTGTCGAAGGCCACGCTATACAGCTACTTCGCCGACAAACGCCTGCTGTTCATGGAAGTCGCCACCTGTGAGTGTGGCAAGCAGGCGACTGCGGCCATCGACAGCCTGAACATGTCCCGCCCCCCGGCAGAGGTGCTGCACACCGCGGGCACCCATATGCTGGGGTTCATGCTGTCAGAGTTCGGGCAGCGCGTATTCCGCATCTGCGTGGCCGAAACCGACCGCTTCCCGGAATTAGGCCAACGCTTCTGGGAATCCGGGCCAGGTCAGGTGGAAACCACACTGCGGCGCTACTTCACCCAAGCCATCGAACGGGGCGAGTTGAGGATCGAGGATACCTCGCTCGCCGCACATCAGTTCGCCGAGCTATGCAAGGCAGAACTGTTCCCTCGGCTGGTCTTCGGGATGCAGACCGAGTTTTCAGAAGCCGAGCGCGAACGCGTCGTCGATGGCGCGGTCCAGATGTTCATGGCGCGGTACGGCACGCAGAAACAATAG
- a CDS encoding Hint domain-containing protein, which yields MPTRTRTIDDLDRFNGSLVQLNNNVILSSFTSVAPRTATFQDDDGDFLFEAPPENGTLGGAEILSATSGTASAGITLLGITISASSPVNVNVYETTDGTFVEYPDGDRAALLNGLLSNITNPLLRPLLGNNPLQFLEQNALLTFNLGNDVAIPVCFGADTGIATRSGEIMAGNLRPGDEIITRDHGYQKLRWVGARTVRAIGAFAPIRFAAGSINNTEAMVLSPEHRVLISGREAELLFGEPEVFVAAKHLVGLPGVKRKTGGLIRYVHFMFERHEIVFANGTCCESFYPGDIALNACEQNQREEIFSLFPELRGNVDINYTIARRSLKRFEAKALRQMAW from the coding sequence ATGCCCACTCGTACTCGCACGATTGACGACCTCGACCGGTTCAACGGAAGCCTTGTTCAGCTGAACAACAACGTAATTCTCTCATCCTTCACCAGCGTCGCACCACGGACCGCGACCTTTCAGGATGACGACGGCGATTTCCTGTTCGAAGCGCCGCCAGAAAATGGAACGCTTGGAGGGGCAGAGATTCTGTCCGCAACCAGCGGCACCGCCTCGGCCGGTATCACTCTTCTGGGTATTACGATCAGTGCGTCCAGCCCGGTCAACGTGAACGTGTATGAAACGACAGACGGCACCTTCGTGGAATACCCGGATGGCGACCGCGCCGCACTGCTGAACGGCCTCTTGTCCAACATAACGAACCCGCTTCTCAGACCGCTGCTGGGCAACAACCCGCTACAGTTCCTTGAACAGAACGCCCTTCTGACCTTCAACCTAGGCAACGATGTTGCCATTCCGGTCTGCTTCGGCGCCGACACCGGGATCGCCACCCGATCCGGTGAGATCATGGCCGGCAATCTGCGGCCCGGAGACGAGATCATCACCCGCGACCATGGCTACCAGAAGCTCCGCTGGGTCGGAGCGCGAACGGTGAGGGCGATCGGTGCCTTCGCCCCAATCCGGTTTGCGGCCGGTTCGATCAACAACACCGAAGCCATGGTCCTGTCGCCGGAACATCGCGTGCTGATCTCCGGTCGGGAAGCCGAACTTCTGTTCGGAGAGCCAGAGGTTTTCGTTGCGGCCAAGCACCTTGTCGGCCTGCCCGGAGTGAAGCGCAAGACGGGCGGTTTGATCAGGTACGTGCATTTCATGTTTGAAAGACACGAAATCGTCTTCGCGAATGGCACCTGTTGTGAATCGTTCTACCCAGGCGATATCGCACTGAACGCCTGCGAGCAGAACCAGCGTGAGGAAATCTTCTCTCTGTTTCCCGAACTACGCGGCAATGTCGATATCAACTACACCATCGCCCGCCGCAGTCTTAAGCGGTTCGAGGCAAAAGCGCTGCGTCAGATGGCGTGGTAG
- a CDS encoding NYN domain-containing protein has product MPERDRDRRSRPLYAVLIDADNIPAKYAAPILKEITSFGEPALRRVYGDWSSGRLNNWSKVVRDLGLVAHQETANTVGKNASDIGLVIDAMDILHTGRFDGFVLVSSDSDFTALANRVRENGLDVIGIGEKKAPEALRNVCNRFILIENIVDEPVQPKAAESGRAPSATVSGKVAPIEAVPLILQAMDRIEQDDEWYAMGQIGQYITAEHPDFDTRTYGKRKLSDLVMELKRFEAKKIGNQLHIRRVD; this is encoded by the coding sequence ATGCCCGAACGTGACCGCGACCGCCGCAGCCGTCCACTTTACGCCGTCCTGATCGACGCCGACAACATCCCCGCGAAATATGCGGCGCCGATCCTGAAAGAGATCACGTCTTTCGGCGAACCGGCATTGCGGCGGGTCTATGGCGACTGGTCGTCGGGTCGGCTGAACAACTGGTCGAAGGTGGTGCGCGACCTTGGCCTTGTGGCGCATCAGGAAACCGCGAACACCGTGGGCAAGAACGCGTCCGACATCGGGCTGGTGATTGACGCGATGGATATTTTGCACACGGGCCGCTTCGACGGGTTCGTTCTGGTGTCATCGGACTCGGATTTCACTGCGCTGGCCAACCGCGTGCGCGAAAACGGCCTGGATGTGATCGGCATCGGCGAGAAGAAGGCCCCGGAAGCGCTGCGCAACGTGTGCAACCGTTTCATCCTGATCGAGAACATCGTGGACGAGCCGGTGCAGCCCAAGGCCGCCGAAAGTGGACGTGCGCCAAGCGCCACGGTGTCCGGCAAGGTCGCACCCATTGAGGCGGTGCCCCTTATCCTGCAGGCGATGGACCGGATCGAACAGGACGACGAGTGGTACGCGATGGGTCAGATCGGCCAATACATCACCGCAGAGCACCCCGACTTCGACACCCGCACCTACGGCAAGCGCAAGCTGAGCGATCTGGTGATGGAGCTGAAGCGGTTCGAGGCCAAGAAGATCGGCAACCAGCTACACATCCGGCGCGTGGACTGA
- a CDS encoding I78 family peptidase inhibitor → MTGSIHKFAVCLAMAGMLAACQPEPPAPTETSESAQPKGKAEKATEDLSGCAPASFNGRARMGTPVDQIDATGPDGRRVIRPGQMVTMDYLAGRLNLVVDGAGNLTRAYCG, encoded by the coding sequence ATGACAGGATCGATCCATAAATTCGCGGTGTGCCTTGCGATGGCGGGGATGCTGGCGGCGTGCCAGCCGGAACCGCCAGCGCCGACGGAGACCTCCGAGTCGGCCCAGCCGAAGGGCAAGGCCGAAAAGGCGACAGAAGACCTTAGCGGTTGCGCGCCCGCCAGTTTCAACGGGCGCGCCCGGATGGGAACGCCGGTCGACCAGATCGATGCGACCGGCCCGGACGGGCGGCGCGTCATACGGCCGGGTCAGATGGTGACGATGGATTATCTTGCCGGTCGGCTGAACCTGGTCGTGGACGGCGCGGGCAACCTGACCCGCGCCTACTGCGGCTAA